A region from the Aegilops tauschii subsp. strangulata cultivar AL8/78 chromosome 5, Aet v6.0, whole genome shotgun sequence genome encodes:
- the LOC109763530 gene encoding uncharacterized protein — protein MIRLRSCILTHVLYSAPASPISSLRRLLSTTEPAPPVPANPGFAVEDYLVATCGLTRPQALKASLKLSGLKSPSKPDSVLALLAGLGLSSADVAALVAADPRLLCAKVDTLTSNVKGLAGMGMSRSQIAQLVMLGCIIFRCKPVVSRLHYYLPLFGSPENLLRVLKQNSYLLSSNIDKVVEPNLAFLRECGLGACDIAKLCTSLPRLLSTKPEKVRAMAACTESLGVRRGSGMFRKAMQAVAFRSEEKIAAEVAYLKKTFRWSDAEVGIAVCRSPMVLSRSEDTLLRTSEFLISEVGLEPAYIAPRSVMLCLSLEGRLRPRYYVMKFLKENGLLNLGWSYFSIVKATEKVFVEKFICPHKEAAPYLAEDYDAACRGEVPTNFRFA, from the coding sequence ATGATCCGCCTCCGCAGCTGCATCCTCACCCATGTCCTCTATTCAGCCCCCGCCTCTCCCATCTCCTCTCTCCGCCGTCTCCTCTCAACCACAGAGCCGGCGCCCCCCGTTCCGGCAAACCCGGGCTTCGCCGTCGAGGACTACCTCGTCGCCACCTGCGGCCTCACCCGACCCCAGGCCCTCAAGGCTTCCCTTAAACTCTCCGGCCTCAAGTCACCCTCCAAACCCGACTCCGTCCTCGCCCTCCTCGCCGGCCTCGGCCTCTCGAGCgccgacgtcgccgccctcgtcgccgcTGACCCGCGGCTGCTCTGCGCCAAAGTGGACACACTAACCTCCAATGTCAAGGGGCTCGCCGGCATGGGCATGTCGCGTTCTCAGATCGCTCAGCTCGTTATGCTCGGCTGCATTATCTTCCGCTGCAAACCCGTCGTCTCCAGGCTGCACTACTACCTGCCCCTCTTCGGATCCCCCGAGAACCTCCTTCGCGTTCTCAAGCAGAACTCCTACCTCCTGTCATCCAACATCGACAAGGTGGTAGAGCCCAACCTCGCATTCCTGCGGGAGTGCGGGCTAGGTGCTTGTGATATTGCCAAGCTGTGCACCTCTCTTCCGAGGCTGCTTAGCACCAAACCAGAGAAGGTCCGGGCGATGGCGGCATGTACCGAAAGCCTGGGTGTGCGCCGCGGCTCCGGGATGTTCAGAAAAGCGATGCAGGCTGTCGCGTTCCGCAGCGaggagaagatcgccgccgaagTGGCGTACTTGAAGAAGACGTTCAGGTGGTCCGATGCTGAGGTGGGCATTGCTGTCTGTAGATCTCCAATGGTGCTGTCGAGGTCTGAGGACACGCTCCTGCGTACGTCCGAGTTCCTTATCTCTGAGGTGGGGCTGGAACCGGCGTACATTGCTCCTCGGTCAGTAATGCTCTGTCTTAGCCTGGAGGGTCGACTGAGGCCCCGGTACTATGTTATGAAGTTCCTTAAGGAAAATGGATTGCTAAATCTCGGATGGAGTTACTTTTCAATTGTCAAGGCGACCGAGAAGGTGTTCGTGGAGAAGTTCATATGCCCTCACAAGGAAGCTGCACCATACCTCGCGGAAGACTATGATGCTGCTTGCAGAGGGGAAGTGCCGACTAATTTCAGATTCGCATGA